From a single Miscanthus floridulus cultivar M001 chromosome 8, ASM1932011v1, whole genome shotgun sequence genomic region:
- the LOC136472362 gene encoding uncharacterized protein, with protein sequence MKKSLEEQRDEEEGAALVPPPLPQHEQEEDPEKQQMEDEHDGEDHQHTRRTTTTTKQTTESSSAERQLVAAWWRRRAQKLVPTRGVGLVIAGLLVLALLVVVGGTSRWIHLDYASSFLLGSGGGVKQHRWPPHHVPSPEADLVPIPFSCGNGTVSPGTCRRRDTTTVQSPSPSPSLQPVASSTSSSKSASKSAPPPQCPEYFRYIHSDLSPWRETGITREAVERGRDRAAFRLVVVDGRAYVETYHRVFQTRDTFTQWGIAQLLARYPGRVPDLDLMFNCEDMPEVRAADFAAAPFHAPPLFRYCKDDSTLDIVFPDWSFWGWPEVNIRPWAPLLEEMAAEMARLPWAEREPYAYWKGNPGVSGERGDLLRCNDSSGEWRTRVFWQDWGAAIRDGFRDSNLAKQCRYRYKIYVRGRSWSVSQKYILACDSPVLLVATPFKDFFSRGLVAGKHYWPIEPGARKCADIKFAVDWGNAHPEQARRVAEEGSGFARHDLSMDYVYDYMLHLLTQYAGLLRYKPTVPENAVELCAETVACHSATHANNREFDFMMESRERYVADYQPCTLPPPFTADEVREMTRRDQEVRANVHKMMTTMTP encoded by the exons atgaaGAAGAGCTTGGAGGAGCAGCGCGACGAGGAGGAGGGGGCGGCGTtggtgccgccgccgctgccgcaacATGAACAGGAGGAGGATCCGGAGAAGCAGCAGATGGAGGATGAGCACGACGGTGAAGATCATCAGCACACaagaaggacgacgacgacgaccaagCAGACGACGGAATCATCATCAGCCGAGCGGCAGCTGGTGGCGGCGTGGTGGAGACGGAGGGCGCAGAAGCTGGTGCCCACCAGAGGCGTGGGCCTGGTCATCGCCGGTCTCCTCGTGCTGGCCTTgctcgtcgtcgtcggcggcACCAGCCGCTGGATCCACCTCGACTACGCATCG TCGTTTCTGcttgggagcggcggcggcgtgaagCAGCACCGATGGCCTCCTCACCACGTCCCCTCACCTGAAGCGGACCTCGTGCCCATACCCTTCAGCTGCGGCAACGGCACTGTGTCGCCGGGGACATGCCGCCGCCGTGACACGACGACAGTACAATCCCCCTCTCCGTCGCCGTCATTGCAACCAGTAGCGTCGTCGACGTCGTCCTCCAAATCAGCATCGAAATCCGCCCCTCCTCCTCAGTGCCCGGAGTACTTCCGGTACATCCACTCCGACCTGTCGCCATGGCGCGAGACGGGGATCACGCGCGAGGCGGTGGAGCGGGGGCGCGACAGGGCGGCGTTCCGGCTGGTGGTCGTGGATGGCCGCGCGTACGTGGAGACGTACCACCGCGTGTTCCAGACGCGGGACACCTTCACGCAGTGGGGCATCGCGCAGCTGCTGGCGCGCTACCCCGGCCGCGTGCCGGACTTGGACCTCATGTTCAACTGCGAGGACATGCCGGAGGTGCGCGCCGCCGACTTCGCTGCCGCGCCGTTCCATGCGCCGCCGCTGTTCCGGTACTGCAAGGACGACTCGACGCTGGACATCGTGTTCCCGGACTGGTCCTTCTGGGGGTGGCCCGAGGTGAACATCCGGCCCTGGGCGCCGCTGCTGGAGGAGATGGCGGCCGAGATGGCGCGGCTGCCGTGGGCGGAGCGGGAGCCGTACGCGTACTGGAAGGGCAACCCCGGCGTATCGGGGGAGCGCGGCGACCTCCTCCGGTGCAACGACTCATCGGGGGAATGGAGGACGCGCGTGTTCTGGCAGGACTGGGGCGCCGCCATCCGGGACGGCTTCCGGGACTCCAACCTGGCGAAGCAGTGCCGATACAGGTACAAGATCTACGTGCGTGGGCGGTCGTGGTCCGTGAGCCAGAAGTACATACTCGCCTGCGACTCGCCGGTGCTGCTTGTCGCCACCCCCTTCAAGGACTTTTTTTCCCGGGGCCTCGTCGCCGGCAAGCACTACTGGCCTATCGAACCCGGCGCCCGCAAGTGCGCCGACATCAAGTTCGCCGTCGACTGGGGCAACGCGCACCCGGAGCAGGCGCGCCGGGTGGCCGAGGAAGGCAGCGGATTCGCGCGTCACGACCTCAGCATGGACTACGTCTACGACTACATGCTGCACCTGCTCACCCAGTACGCCGGCCTACTCCGCTACAAGCCCACCGTGCCGGAGAACGCCGTCGAGCTGTGCGCCGAGACTGTCGCGTGCCACTCTGCCACGCACGCTAATAACAGGGAATTCGACTTCATGATGGAGTCCAGGGAGAGGTACGTCGCCGACTACCAGCCCTGCACGCTGCCACCGCCCTTCACCGCCGATGAGGTGAGGGAGATGACACGAAGAGACCAGGAGGTGCGCGCCAACGTGCACAAGATGATGACCACCATGACTCCATGA